One Thermus sp. CCB_US3_UF1 DNA window includes the following coding sequences:
- the rpmG gene encoding 50S ribosomal protein L33, translating into MASEVRIKILLECTECKRRNYATEKNKRNTTSKLELKKYCPWCDKHTAHREVKV; encoded by the coding sequence ATGGCCAGCGAGGTCCGCATCAAAATCCTCTTGGAGTGCACGGAGTGCAAACGCCGCAACTACGCCACCGAGAAGAACAAGCGCAACACCACCTCCAAGCTGGAGCTGAAGAAGTACTGCCCCTGGTGCGATAAGCACACCGCCCACCGGGAAG
- the tuf gene encoding elongation factor Tu yields MAKGEFIRTKPHVNVGTIGHVDHGKTTLTAALTFVAAAENPNVEVKDYGEIDKAPEERARGITINTAHVEYETAARHYSHVDCPGHADYIKNMITGAAQMDGAILVVSAADGPMPQTREHILLARQVGVPYIVVFMNKVDMVDDPELLDLVEMEVRDLLNQYEFPGDEVPVIRGSALLALEQMHKNPQTKRGENEWVDRIWELLDAIDRYIPTPQRDVDKPFLMPVEDVFTITGRGTVATGRIERGKVKVGDEVEIVGLAPETRKTVVTGVEMHRKTLQEGIAGDNVGLLLRGVGRDEVERGQVLAKPGSITPHTKFEASVYILKKEEGGRHTGFFTGYRPQFYFRTTDVTGVVELPQGVEMVMPGDNVTFVVELIKPVALEEGLRFAIREGGRTVGAGVVTKILE; encoded by the coding sequence ATGGCCAAGGGCGAGTTTATCCGCACGAAGCCCCACGTGAACGTGGGGACGATTGGGCACGTGGACCACGGGAAGACGACGCTGACGGCGGCGCTGACGTTTGTAGCGGCGGCGGAGAACCCCAATGTGGAGGTGAAGGACTACGGGGAGATTGACAAGGCGCCGGAGGAGCGTGCGCGGGGGATTACCATCAACACGGCGCACGTGGAGTACGAGACGGCGGCGCGGCACTACTCCCACGTGGATTGTCCTGGGCACGCGGACTACATCAAGAACATGATTACGGGTGCGGCCCAGATGGACGGGGCGATTCTTGTGGTGTCGGCGGCGGACGGGCCGATGCCGCAGACGCGGGAGCACATTTTGTTGGCGCGGCAGGTGGGGGTTCCGTACATCGTGGTGTTCATGAACAAGGTGGACATGGTGGACGACCCCGAGCTTTTGGACCTGGTGGAGATGGAGGTGAGGGACCTTTTGAACCAGTACGAGTTTCCTGGGGATGAGGTTCCGGTGATTCGCGGGAGTGCGCTTTTGGCGCTGGAGCAGATGCACAAGAACCCCCAGACGAAGCGAGGGGAGAACGAGTGGGTGGACCGGATTTGGGAGCTGTTGGACGCCATTGACAGGTACATTCCCACGCCGCAGCGGGACGTGGACAAGCCGTTCTTGATGCCGGTGGAGGACGTGTTTACCATCACGGGTCGTGGGACGGTAGCCACGGGGCGGATTGAGCGGGGCAAGGTGAAGGTTGGGGACGAGGTGGAGATTGTGGGCCTTGCTCCGGAGACGCGGAAGACGGTGGTGACCGGTGTAGAGATGCACCGGAAGACTTTGCAGGAGGGGATAGCTGGGGACAATGTAGGTTTGCTCCTGCGGGGTGTAGGGCGGGACGAGGTGGAGCGGGGGCAGGTTTTAGCGAAGCCTGGGAGCATTACGCCGCACACGAAGTTTGAGGCTTCGGTGTACATCTTGAAGAAGGAGGAGGGTGGGCGGCACACGGGTTTTTTCACGGGGTACCGTCCGCAGTTTTACTTTAGGACGACGGATGTGACGGGGGTGGTGGAGTTGCCCCAGGGGGTGGAGATGGTGATGCCTGGGGACAACGTGACGTTTGTGGTGGAGCTGATCAAGCCGGTGGCGTTGGAGGAGGGTTTGCGGTTTGCCATCCGGGAGGGTGGGCGGACCGTGGGCGCCGGCGTGGTCACCAAGATCCTGGAGTAA
- a CDS encoding MBL fold metallo-hydrolase: protein MRIVPFGAAREVTGSCHLLLAEGRQVLLDCGMFQGREEGKNQEPFGFQPSRLAAVVLSHAHLDHVGRLPKLFREGYRGPVYATRATALLMRIVLEDALKVMEEPFFDEEDLETLFRHLKPLEYGEWLRLGDLTLSLGQAGHLPGSAFVVVHGEGKTLVYSGDLGNRQKQVLPDPSLPPKADLVLSEGTYGDRPHRPFPETVAEFLGILGHTLAQGGKAFIPTFAVERAQEILYVLYQHGHRLPRAPIYLDSPMAERVLELYPHLVRYFSEEVQLYFLQGKNPFRPPGLQVVESAEVSRALTREEGPMVVLAGSGMLTGGRILHHLKHGLADPKNALIFVGYQPRGGLGAEIIARPERVRLLGQEVPLRASVHTLGGFSGHAGQDELLAWLEGQPRVVLVHGEEEKLQGLGALLASRGQEASLATFGEGVEV from the coding sequence ATGCGCATCGTACCTTTTGGCGCCGCCCGGGAGGTGACGGGCAGCTGCCACCTCCTCCTGGCCGAGGGGCGGCAGGTCCTCTTGGACTGCGGCATGTTCCAAGGACGGGAGGAGGGGAAGAACCAGGAGCCCTTTGGCTTCCAGCCTTCCCGCTTGGCCGCGGTGGTCCTGAGCCACGCCCACCTGGACCACGTGGGCCGCCTGCCCAAGCTCTTCCGCGAAGGGTACCGGGGACCGGTCTACGCCACCCGGGCCACGGCCCTCCTCATGCGCATCGTGCTGGAGGATGCCCTCAAGGTGATGGAGGAGCCTTTTTTTGACGAGGAGGACCTGGAAACCCTCTTTCGGCACCTAAAGCCCCTGGAGTACGGAGAGTGGCTGCGCCTGGGCGACCTCACCCTCTCCTTGGGCCAGGCAGGCCACCTGCCGGGAAGCGCCTTCGTGGTGGTCCATGGGGAGGGGAAGACCCTGGTCTACAGCGGGGACCTGGGGAACCGGCAAAAGCAGGTCCTTCCTGACCCTTCCCTTCCCCCCAAGGCGGACCTGGTCCTCTCGGAAGGCACGTACGGGGACCGGCCCCACCGGCCTTTCCCGGAAACGGTGGCCGAGTTCCTAGGGATCCTGGGGCACACCTTGGCCCAGGGGGGGAAGGCCTTCATCCCCACCTTTGCCGTGGAAAGGGCCCAGGAAATCCTGTACGTGCTCTACCAGCATGGCCACCGCCTGCCCCGGGCCCCCATCTACCTGGACTCCCCCATGGCCGAGCGGGTCCTGGAGCTCTACCCCCACCTGGTGCGTTACTTCAGCGAGGAGGTACAGCTTTACTTCCTCCAGGGGAAAAACCCCTTCCGCCCCCCGGGCCTTCAGGTGGTGGAGAGCGCGGAGGTTTCCCGGGCCCTGACCCGGGAGGAGGGGCCCATGGTGGTCCTGGCCGGCAGCGGCATGCTCACCGGGGGACGGATCCTGCACCACCTCAAGCACGGCCTGGCCGACCCCAAAAACGCCTTGATCTTCGTGGGCTACCAGCCTCGAGGGGGGCTGGGGGCGGAGATCATCGCCAGGCCGGAAAGGGTGCGTCTCCTGGGCCAGGAGGTGCCCTTGAGGGCCAGCGTCCACACCCTGGGCGGTTTCTCGGGGCATGCCGGCCAGGACGAGCTTTTGGCCTGGCTGGAAGGCCAGCCCCGGGTGGTCCTGGTCCACGGGGAGGAGGAGAAGCTCCAGGGGCTGGGCGCCCTTCTGGCCTCGCGGGGCCAGGAGGCCAGCCTGGCCACCTTTGGGGAAGGGGTGGAGGTGTAG
- the metF gene encoding methylenetetrahydrofolate reductase [NAD(P)H] encodes MKIRDLLRAGRGPLFSFEFFPPKTPEGEEALFRTMGELKAFRPAFVSITYGAMGSTRERSVAWAERIRRLGLLPLAHLTVAGQSRKEVEGVLERFVAVGVENLLALRGDPPQGERVFRPHPQGFRYAAELVAFIRQRYGEGVSVGGAAYPEGHPESESLEADLRHFKAKVEAGLDFAITQLFFNNAHYFGFLERARRVGIGIPILPGIMPITSYPQLRRFTEVCGASIPGPLLSQLERHQNDPQVILEIGVEHAARQVAELLQAGVEGVHFYTLNKSPATRMVLERLGFRAAP; translated from the coding sequence ATGAAAATCCGGGACCTCCTTAGGGCGGGCAGGGGGCCCCTCTTTTCCTTTGAGTTCTTCCCCCCCAAGACCCCGGAAGGGGAGGAGGCGCTTTTCCGCACCATGGGGGAACTGAAGGCCTTCCGTCCAGCCTTTGTCTCCATCACCTATGGGGCCATGGGGAGCACCCGGGAAAGGAGCGTGGCCTGGGCGGAGCGCATCCGCCGCCTGGGCCTTCTGCCCCTGGCCCACCTCACCGTGGCCGGCCAGAGCCGGAAGGAGGTGGAGGGGGTGTTGGAGCGGTTCGTGGCCGTGGGGGTGGAAAACCTCCTGGCCCTCCGCGGCGACCCCCCCCAAGGGGAGAGGGTCTTCCGGCCCCATCCCCAGGGCTTCCGCTACGCGGCTGAGCTGGTGGCCTTCATCCGTCAGCGCTACGGGGAAGGGGTTTCCGTGGGGGGGGCGGCGTACCCCGAGGGCCACCCGGAAAGCGAAAGCCTCGAGGCCGACCTGCGCCACTTCAAGGCCAAGGTGGAGGCAGGGCTGGACTTCGCCATCACCCAGCTCTTCTTCAACAACGCCCACTACTTTGGCTTTCTAGAGCGGGCCCGGCGGGTAGGGATCGGCATTCCCATCCTCCCCGGCATCATGCCCATCACCAGTTACCCCCAGCTCCGCCGCTTCACCGAGGTCTGCGGGGCCAGCATCCCCGGGCCCCTCCTCTCCCAGCTGGAGCGCCACCAGAACGACCCCCAGGTCATCCTGGAGATCGGCGTGGAACACGCCGCCCGCCAGGTGGCCGAGCTCTTGCAAGCGGGGGTGGAGGGGGTGCATTTCTACACCCTCAACAAAAGCCCTGCCACCCGCATGGTCTTGGAGCGCCTGGGCTTCCGCGCCGCCCCCTAG
- a CDS encoding nicotinamidase, producing the protein MVEVPEIPKAASLELPAKETALIVVDMQNDFAHPQGALFVPEAPKSVPAIRLLLERARGAGVRVVYTQDWHREDDPEFQIWPRHAVAGTWGAEILEELRPEPGDLVVQKVRYDAFYGTPLDHYLHLWGVKHLVVTGTVANICVLHTAGSAALRWYSVVLPEDATSALTPFDLQAALRQITFLYQGKVTRAEGVRFV; encoded by the coding sequence ATGGTGGAGGTTCCCGAGATCCCCAAGGCGGCCAGCCTGGAGCTTCCCGCCAAGGAGACGGCCCTCATCGTGGTGGACATGCAAAACGACTTCGCCCACCCCCAAGGGGCCCTCTTTGTGCCCGAGGCTCCCAAAAGCGTCCCCGCCATCAGGCTCCTCCTGGAAAGGGCCCGGGGGGCGGGGGTGCGGGTGGTCTACACCCAGGACTGGCACCGCGAGGACGACCCCGAGTTCCAGATCTGGCCCCGGCACGCGGTGGCCGGCACCTGGGGGGCAGAGATCCTGGAAGAACTCCGCCCGGAGCCGGGGGACCTGGTGGTGCAGAAGGTGCGCTACGACGCCTTCTACGGCACCCCCCTGGACCACTACCTGCACCTTTGGGGGGTGAAGCACCTGGTGGTCACGGGTACGGTGGCCAACATCTGCGTGCTGCACACCGCGGGATCGGCTGCCCTCCGCTGGTACAGCGTGGTCCTCCCCGAGGACGCCACCAGCGCCCTGACCCCCTTTGACCTCCAGGCCGCCCTACGGCAGATCACCTTCCTCTACCAGGGGAAGGTGACGCGGGCCGAAGGGGTGCGGTTTGTTTGA
- a CDS encoding histidinol-phosphatase HisJ family protein, whose translation MVDSHVHTPLCGHAEGAPGEYLFQAQKQGLKGLVFTDHSPMPPWYDPGSRMGLAELPFYLLALERVRETHPEVYVGIGLEADFHPGTEDFVRTLLRSYPLDYVIGSVHYLGAWPLDHPDHQGEYAWRDLKEVYRAYFREVAKAAQSGLFHAIGHLDLPKKFGHRLEEEALLELAEPALQAVAEAGLFLDVNTAGLRNPAQEVYPAPVLLQRARELGIGVVLGSDAHRPEQVGFAFREASALLRRLGYREAHYFQEGKPRAYPLSRAP comes from the coding sequence ATGGTGGATAGCCACGTCCACACCCCCCTGTGCGGCCACGCGGAAGGGGCCCCGGGGGAGTACCTGTTCCAGGCGCAAAAGCAGGGGCTAAAGGGCCTGGTCTTCACCGACCACAGCCCCATGCCCCCCTGGTACGACCCGGGAAGCCGCATGGGCCTGGCCGAGCTTCCCTTCTACCTATTGGCCCTGGAACGGGTGCGGGAAACCCATCCGGAGGTCTACGTGGGGATTGGCCTCGAGGCCGACTTCCACCCCGGCACCGAGGACTTCGTGCGCACCCTCCTCCGGAGCTACCCCTTGGACTACGTGATCGGGAGCGTCCACTACCTGGGGGCCTGGCCCCTGGACCATCCCGACCACCAGGGGGAGTACGCCTGGCGGGACCTCAAGGAGGTCTACCGCGCCTACTTCCGCGAGGTGGCCAAGGCGGCGCAAAGCGGCCTCTTCCACGCCATCGGCCACCTGGACCTACCCAAGAAGTTCGGCCACCGCCTGGAGGAGGAAGCCCTTCTGGAACTGGCCGAGCCTGCCCTCCAGGCGGTGGCCGAGGCGGGGCTCTTTCTGGACGTGAACACCGCCGGCCTACGGAACCCGGCCCAGGAGGTCTACCCCGCCCCCGTCCTCCTCCAGCGGGCCCGGGAGCTGGGCATTGGGGTGGTCCTGGGCTCGGATGCCCACCGCCCGGAACAGGTGGGCTTCGCCTTCAGGGAGGCCTCGGCCCTCCTCCGCCGGCTGGGCTACAGGGAGGCCCACTATTTCCAGGAAGGTAAGCCCCGGGCCTACCCCTTGTCCAGGGCCCCGTAA
- a CDS encoding sulfite oxidase-like oxidoreductase, protein MDRVPPGQILTQRFPILTYGEEPRVSPETWRLEVRGLVEAPLVLGYADLLALPQVEVVRDFHCVTRWSRLDVAWKGVQARVLLERARPRPEAVAVLVHSYGGYTTNLLLEDLLREDVLLAHTLFGRPLPPERGGPVRLLVPHLYAWKSAKWVQAIELLDHLELGFWERLGYHWRGDPWREERFQEGPIPAASLRFRSKKT, encoded by the coding sequence ATGGACAGGGTACCCCCGGGGCAGATCCTCACCCAGCGCTTCCCCATCCTCACCTATGGGGAAGAGCCTAGGGTTTCCCCCGAAACCTGGCGGCTGGAGGTGCGCGGGTTGGTGGAGGCCCCCCTGGTCCTCGGCTACGCCGACCTCCTGGCCCTACCCCAGGTGGAGGTGGTGCGGGATTTCCACTGCGTAACCCGCTGGAGCCGCCTGGACGTGGCCTGGAAGGGGGTACAGGCCCGGGTTCTCCTGGAACGGGCCAGGCCCAGGCCGGAGGCGGTGGCGGTCCTGGTCCACAGCTACGGGGGCTACACCACCAACCTCCTCCTGGAGGACCTCCTGCGGGAGGATGTCCTTTTGGCCCACACCCTTTTCGGCCGGCCCCTTCCCCCTGAGCGGGGAGGGCCGGTGCGCCTGCTCGTCCCCCACCTCTATGCCTGGAAGAGCGCCAAGTGGGTGCAGGCCATAGAGCTTCTGGACCACCTGGAGCTGGGGTTTTGGGAGAGGCTGGGCTACCACTGGCGGGGGGATCCTTGGCGGGAGGAGCGCTTCCAGGAAGGGCCCATTCCCGCGGCTAGCCTTAGATTTCGCAGTAAGAAAACCTAA
- a CDS encoding DUF190 domain-containing protein — protein MKLEGEALLLRVFIGESDRHEGRPLHEAIVLEAKRSGLAGATVLKGFMGFGAHSRIHTAKILQLSQDLPVLVEIVDTEEKIQAFLPVLEGMVREGLITLERVRVIRYQSR, from the coding sequence ATGAAGCTGGAAGGCGAGGCCCTTCTCCTCCGGGTGTTTATCGGCGAGTCCGACCGCCACGAGGGGCGGCCCCTCCACGAGGCCATTGTGCTGGAGGCCAAACGCTCGGGCCTGGCCGGGGCCACGGTGCTCAAGGGCTTCATGGGCTTTGGGGCCCATTCCCGCATCCACACCGCCAAGATCCTGCAGCTTTCCCAAGACCTTCCGGTGCTGGTGGAGATCGTGGATACCGAAGAGAAGATCCAGGCCTTCTTGCCCGTGCTGGAGGGGATGGTGCGGGAGGGGCTCATCACCCTGGAAAGGGTGCGGGTAATCCGTTACCAGAGCCGGTGA
- the crcB gene encoding fluoride efflux transporter CrcB, with product MERYLLVALGGALGSLLRYGLGAWVQGLTGPGFPYSTLLVNALGSFLIGVVVRLSLEGALSGEARLFLAVGLLGGFTTFSTFSYETLALLQEGEVVQALFYVGASLALGLFLVLLGYRLGGALVA from the coding sequence GTGGAACGCTACCTCCTGGTGGCCTTGGGCGGGGCTTTGGGCTCCCTATTGCGCTATGGCCTAGGGGCCTGGGTGCAGGGCCTGACCGGACCCGGTTTCCCCTACAGCACCCTTCTCGTCAACGCCCTGGGGAGTTTCCTCATCGGGGTGGTGGTCCGCCTTTCCCTCGAGGGGGCCCTTTCCGGCGAGGCCCGGCTTTTCCTGGCCGTGGGGCTCCTGGGAGGGTTTACCACCTTCTCCACCTTCAGCTACGAAACCCTCGCCCTTCTGCAGGAAGGGGAGGTGGTCCAGGCCCTTTTCTACGTGGGGGCCAGCCTGGCCCTGGGCCTCTTCCTGGTCCTCCTGGGCTACCGGCTCGGGGGGGCGCTGGTAGCCTAG
- the ribH gene encoding 6,7-dimethyl-8-ribityllumazine synthase produces the protein MKPKTFSPILTAKGVRLAIAVGRFNERVTKLLLEGALEAYARLGGDPAEVLVAWVPGSFELPLIAKRLAQRADVDAVVALGAVVRGETPHFEHVAGQAASGLMQAMLQTEKPIVFGVLTTNTPEEAQERAGGKAGNKGAEAVFTAIEMVRLLEAISR, from the coding sequence ATGAAACCCAAGACCTTCTCCCCCATCCTCACGGCCAAGGGGGTGCGCCTGGCCATCGCCGTGGGCCGCTTCAACGAGCGGGTGACCAAGCTCCTTTTGGAGGGGGCCCTCGAGGCCTACGCCCGGCTGGGGGGGGACCCTGCCGAGGTCCTGGTGGCCTGGGTGCCGGGTTCCTTTGAGCTCCCCCTTATCGCCAAGCGCTTGGCCCAGAGGGCCGACGTGGATGCGGTGGTGGCCCTGGGGGCCGTGGTCCGGGGGGAAACCCCCCACTTTGAACACGTGGCGGGGCAGGCAGCCAGCGGCCTCATGCAGGCCATGCTGCAGACGGAAAAGCCCATCGTCTTCGGGGTTCTCACCACCAACACCCCGGAGGAAGCCCAGGAAAGGGCCGGGGGCAAGGCGGGGAACAAGGGGGCGGAGGCGGTCTTCACCGCCATTGAGATGGTGCGCCTCTTGGAGGCTATTTCCCGGTGA
- a CDS encoding DUF4395 family protein, producing MRTDRNQLRFNQALLTLLLPLAALLDLPLLVYLLFLLMLSQHTPWDLMVALKRLLQVPPRLAEEDPRPHRFARSLGAVFLGLASLCLLLGLKGLGYGLALLVALLALVNLAFGFCLGCFLYLHLRYARAFFTGK from the coding sequence ATGAGGACGGACCGGAACCAGCTCCGCTTCAACCAGGCCCTCCTGACCCTTCTTCTCCCCCTGGCGGCCCTTCTGGACCTTCCCCTTCTCGTCTACCTGCTCTTCCTCCTCATGCTGAGCCAGCACACCCCTTGGGACCTGATGGTGGCCCTGAAGCGGCTCCTCCAGGTACCCCCAAGGCTGGCCGAAGAGGACCCAAGGCCCCACCGCTTCGCCCGGAGCCTGGGGGCGGTTTTCCTGGGGTTGGCCTCCCTTTGCCTCCTGCTCGGCCTAAAGGGTCTGGGCTACGGCCTGGCCCTGCTGGTGGCCCTCCTGGCCTTGGTCAACCTGGCCTTCGGCTTCTGTTTGGGGTGCTTCCTCTACCTGCACCTGCGCTACGCCCGGGCCTTTTTCACCGGGAAATAG
- the pgeF gene encoding peptidoglycan editing factor PgeF encodes MVPLLTTPLPVPHGFTTREGGVSQGPFASLNLSPATGDDPERVAENQRRVLEAFGHPPVAALKQVHGTQVHRVTGPGTWEGDGLLTQTPGLLLRVGVADCYPVLLYHPQGAVAALHAGWRGVVGGILPRALELLAGLGLDPQEAHLALGPGIGGCCYQVGEEVAARFAEAGLSTFAQDPKAPGRYLLDLEGALLLQAQRWGIPRERIHRVGLCTRCTPTLFSHRRDRGRTGRMWGLVMLPPR; translated from the coding sequence ATGGTCCCCCTGCTCACCACCCCCCTTCCCGTCCCCCACGGCTTCACCACCCGGGAGGGTGGGGTTTCCCAAGGGCCCTTCGCCAGCCTGAACCTCTCCCCGGCCACCGGGGATGACCCCGAACGGGTAGCGGAGAACCAGCGCCGGGTCCTGGAGGCCTTCGGCCACCCTCCGGTGGCCGCCTTGAAGCAGGTGCACGGCACCCAGGTGCACCGGGTGACGGGCCCGGGGACCTGGGAGGGGGATGGCCTCCTCACCCAGACCCCAGGCCTCCTCCTCCGGGTAGGGGTGGCGGACTGCTACCCCGTGCTCCTCTACCATCCCCAAGGGGCCGTGGCCGCCCTCCACGCGGGCTGGCGGGGGGTGGTGGGGGGGATCCTGCCCCGGGCCCTGGAACTGCTGGCCGGGCTGGGCCTGGACCCCCAGGAGGCCCACCTGGCCCTGGGCCCGGGCATCGGGGGGTGCTGCTACCAGGTGGGGGAGGAGGTGGCGGCCCGCTTCGCCGAGGCGGGCCTTTCCACCTTCGCCCAAGACCCTAAGGCCCCGGGCAGGTACCTCCTGGACCTAGAAGGGGCCCTCCTCCTCCAGGCGCAAAGGTGGGGGATCCCCAGGGAACGGATCCACCGGGTGGGCCTTTGCACCCGCTGCACCCCCACCCTCTTCTCCCACCGCCGCGATCGGGGGCGGACGGGGCGGATGTGGGGGCTGGTCATGCTCCCCCCGCGTTAA
- a CDS encoding YqeG family HAD IIIA-type phosphatase, producing the protein MLFPRAVLPSLLHLTPAWLRARGLQGVILDLDNTLLPYGEEDPPPPYRAWLEDLKAEVPIYLLSNALPERFARVQGRLGLPGHAPALKPWLGFRKALRALGLPAREVAVVGDQVFTDVLGGNLVGAYTVLVPPLREKEFFYTRFIRMLETPFRKPWGGSA; encoded by the coding sequence ATGCTCTTCCCCCGGGCCGTCCTTCCCTCCCTCCTCCACCTCACCCCAGCCTGGCTGCGGGCGCGGGGCCTCCAAGGGGTGATCCTGGACCTGGACAACACCCTCCTCCCTTACGGGGAGGAAGACCCCCCTCCCCCCTACCGGGCCTGGCTGGAGGACCTCAAGGCCGAGGTGCCCATCTACCTCCTCTCCAACGCCCTCCCCGAGCGCTTCGCCCGGGTGCAGGGAAGGCTTGGCCTCCCGGGCCACGCCCCGGCCCTCAAGCCGTGGCTGGGCTTCCGCAAGGCCCTGAGGGCCCTGGGCCTCCCCGCCCGGGAGGTGGCGGTGGTGGGGGACCAGGTCTTCACCGACGTCCTGGGGGGCAACCTGGTGGGGGCCTACACCGTGCTGGTGCCGCCCTTGCGGGAAAAGGAATTCTTTTACACGCGTTTCATACGGATGCTGGAGACTCCGTTTAGGAAACCCTGGGGAGGGTCGGCATGA